In one Candidatus Nitronereus thalassa genomic region, the following are encoded:
- a CDS encoding HDOD domain-containing protein: MQTEIFQSLKYCRTLPSIPVLAIQILSLCQDPKADSKKMAALISHDPAFSAKLLSLANSGFYARIQHQVTSLTQGVTLLGREAVAVLAFSFSLYRNLRGGEFGAFDHQRFWRRSILASIAGRALAKHTSFENYEEVFLGALLQDIGMLALSVVSPDLYPKVIAEAAHCHPRLQALEIEQFGADHAEVGAWLAKEWQLPEVYQKAISGSHQYPGGELSCLQAECVKYVALSGVFADIWCWSDTEKAVCEAMAAITALLDEDANLLNPILTEIVENIPLISALFEIDLGAPVEVQQTFEQAQKILLSESVVEC; encoded by the coding sequence GTGCAGACGGAAATTTTTCAATCGTTGAAATATTGTCGAACTCTTCCTTCGATTCCGGTGTTGGCGATACAAATCCTTTCTCTATGCCAAGATCCCAAGGCTGACTCCAAAAAAATGGCTGCATTAATTAGCCACGATCCGGCGTTTTCGGCCAAATTGCTCAGTTTAGCCAATTCAGGATTTTATGCACGGATACAACATCAGGTGACGAGTCTGACGCAAGGCGTGACTCTTTTGGGGCGAGAAGCGGTGGCCGTTCTCGCCTTTAGCTTTTCTTTATATCGAAATTTGCGTGGGGGTGAATTTGGCGCCTTTGATCACCAGCGGTTTTGGCGACGGTCGATTCTGGCCAGTATTGCGGGTCGGGCTCTAGCGAAACATACCTCCTTTGAAAATTATGAAGAGGTGTTTTTAGGGGCACTACTCCAAGACATTGGGATGTTAGCCTTAAGCGTGGTTTCACCGGATCTTTACCCTAAGGTTATCGCTGAGGCGGCTCATTGCCATCCTCGTTTGCAAGCCCTGGAAATTGAGCAATTTGGCGCAGACCATGCCGAAGTGGGAGCCTGGTTGGCGAAAGAGTGGCAATTGCCAGAGGTTTATCAAAAGGCCATAAGTGGAAGCCATCAATACCCTGGAGGAGAATTATCATGCCTCCAAGCTGAATGTGTAAAATATGTGGCGTTGTCTGGTGTCTTTGCCGATATCTGGTGTTGGTCGGATACTGAAAAGGCGGTGTGTGAAGCCATGGCAGCAATCACTGCCCTTTTAGATGAAGATGCCAATCTGTTGAATCCCATCTTGACGGAAATTGTCGAGAACATTCCGTTGATCTCGGCACTTTTTGAAATTGATCTTGGTGCTCCGGTCGAAGTGCAGCAGACATTTGAGCAGGCCCAAAAAATCCTTCTCAGTGAAAGCGTGGTTGAGTGCTGA
- a CDS encoding DUF1015 domain-containing protein, which translates to MVTVKPFRPLRPKPEFASRVAAPPYDVVSLEEARKVAEGNPHCFLRVGRAELELADDVDPYSDEVYRHGAANLQGFIESGVMLQERQSIFGVYRQRWGNHEQTGLVALASVEDYDRGIIKKHELTRPVKENDRVRIIETHDSQSGPVLLFFRRTPTFQSWLNDVTGTTPDSQFTAEDGVEHTVWSLRDQGAIQKIVKDFQDVESLYIADGHHRSAAASRVRAVRAKSGSSSSTHSEEGFLSVIFPHDELQILPYNRVVRDLNGHSTQQFMAALGTHYDLKATSSPGKPPEAGFDVYVDGQWHRATPKLTLEQRAQMTKNPVSALAVSVLTERVLNPILGIQDQRSDSRIDFVGGVRPPKELAAKVDGGEWAVAFWLYPTTVEELIAVSDADRIMPPKSTWFEPKLRDGLFVHMLGEK; encoded by the coding sequence ATGGTCACTGTTAAGCCCTTTCGACCCCTGAGGCCAAAACCTGAATTTGCTTCACGGGTTGCCGCACCACCCTATGATGTTGTGTCTCTGGAAGAGGCGCGTAAGGTCGCCGAAGGGAACCCACATTGTTTTCTTCGCGTTGGACGAGCCGAGCTAGAGCTTGCTGATGACGTCGATCCTTATTCGGATGAGGTATATCGGCATGGCGCGGCGAATCTTCAAGGATTCATTGAAAGTGGTGTGATGTTGCAGGAACGACAGTCAATATTTGGGGTGTACCGCCAACGTTGGGGCAACCATGAACAAACTGGATTAGTCGCTCTGGCGTCGGTGGAGGATTACGATCGTGGCATTATCAAGAAGCATGAACTTACGCGTCCGGTGAAAGAAAATGATCGGGTACGAATTATTGAGACGCACGACTCCCAATCTGGGCCCGTCTTGTTGTTTTTTCGGCGTACGCCAACATTTCAGTCGTGGCTTAACGATGTCACAGGGACGACACCAGACTCACAATTCACCGCCGAGGATGGGGTGGAACATACGGTTTGGAGTCTACGAGACCAAGGGGCCATTCAAAAAATCGTGAAAGATTTTCAAGACGTTGAGTCGTTATACATTGCGGATGGTCATCATCGATCGGCTGCGGCGAGTCGAGTGCGAGCTGTACGGGCGAAAAGTGGTTCGAGCTCATCAACTCATTCTGAAGAAGGGTTTTTGTCCGTGATCTTTCCCCATGATGAATTGCAAATTCTTCCATATAATCGTGTCGTGCGAGATTTAAACGGCCATTCCACTCAACAATTTATGGCGGCGTTGGGTACGCACTATGATTTGAAAGCAACATCAAGTCCGGGGAAGCCTCCTGAAGCAGGGTTCGATGTGTATGTCGATGGACAATGGCATCGGGCTACACCAAAACTGACACTTGAGCAACGTGCGCAGATGACGAAAAATCCCGTCAGCGCTTTAGCCGTGTCTGTGCTCACGGAACGGGTGCTGAATCCAATCCTAGGCATACAAGATCAACGCTCCGATTCTCGGATCGACTTTGTGGGCGGTGTGCGTCCGCCCAAAGAATTAGCGGCAAAGGTCGATGGGGGAGAATGGGCTGTCGCGTTTTGGTTGTATCCTACCACGGTCGAGGAGTTGATCGCGGTGTCCGATGCCGACCGTATTATGCCGCCGAAGAGTACATGGTTTGAGCCAAAACTCCGCGATGGTCTGTTTGTGCATATGTTAGGAGAAAAGTAG
- a CDS encoding tetratricopeptide repeat protein, protein MNKTFFVVALSMLVGLSVSGCDSGKGSDASKSEPAVMSEAEPSMEAPGEPAMEEALDASGPMALSAPDGVAGADDNNEGISHFQQGHFDVAQEHFQKAVSANSNLAEAHYNLALTLDKLGNHGEAANHFKTALDLAPDNPSIKDSAILQAHVKG, encoded by the coding sequence ATGAATAAAACATTTTTTGTGGTTGCGTTGAGTATGTTGGTAGGTTTGTCTGTGAGTGGTTGCGATTCCGGTAAGGGGTCTGATGCGTCCAAATCAGAACCCGCCGTCATGAGTGAAGCGGAACCTTCAATGGAAGCCCCTGGTGAACCGGCTATGGAAGAGGCACTTGACGCTTCAGGGCCCATGGCTCTTTCTGCACCCGATGGCGTTGCTGGGGCAGATGACAACAATGAGGGAATATCTCATTTTCAACAAGGCCATTTTGATGTAGCCCAAGAGCATTTCCAAAAAGCTGTTTCGGCCAATTCCAATCTAGCCGAAGCGCATTATAATTTGGCATTAACGCTCGATAAACTTGGTAACCACGGAGAAGCCGCCAACCATTTCAAAACAGCGTTAGATCTCGCTCCCGATAATCCCAGTATTAAGGACTCTGCGATTTTACAAGCCCATGTGAAGGGGTAA
- a CDS encoding EAL domain-containing protein, which translates to MSNPQQSRRSSPQRATHTRELTKRLRRVQAQLQKLVHSPEGISPTTAQDLSQELDTVATALQRGGMIPPASKNQDTSSFGAVGGSKGLVRPHMPDPFLQIDSHFVTDASGIIQLADHSATLLLALPSNKLTGQNLLDLLAPNDRFVLLQHLRKLEDGEPGLEWEMTLAPAGGHPFDAFLTISALRNPDGVLSSVHWLIRNISAQKRMMGSDELTQALGEHVLEGVTLPEILSHLCQHFVQVFAYPLVWVALKELDGEVTLAAQAGSHSSVIGNVDFELSAADVTCVKAVMASQVSHGFQVSDSEWPHKGFGQRYGLKASLFVPLCARGQVLGVLAVGASREDAFDVSTGQWLEKLASQVSVSLLLVKEYEHLRVRGAAIASAEHAVFITDPKGRIEWVNDAYTRLTGYGAAELIGTIPQVLKSSRLRTTMRKAHRHSTPGKLWRHELVDERKDGRSFMVELVFTPLRNDQGKITHFVAIHQDITLRKETEAKFFHLAHHDPLTDLPNRTMFFDRLKQALGQARRHDRAVGVMFLDLDRFKFVNDEFGHEMGDELLRTVAGRLTQCVRATDTVARLSGDEFTILLQDLERDQDAGHVAQKILETLAQPLEVGGQVILVHASIGIALFPFDAKDPDLLIAQADRGMYRAKEKGGHCYQFVSEELNSQAFERLMLEKSLQTAWQQEEFTLHFQPEVDVRTGNLLGMEALLRWQHPELGLVFPHQFLSLAKESSFFSSLQEWVLRKACEQNQQWKTLGLPTGPITVNLSVSQDDPDVVIETIKRALHQTGYDPKGLAIEISQTTVMGDQEGVSRLVEKAADLGIACVLDDVEDSESLSRLLKRVPFRRLKLASSLVFDLPSSSHAVDGVQQCLGVARAAHLDITAKGVESAGQVTFLREHGCHHLQGYLCSRPLPANEMTTLLRGWWASEF; encoded by the coding sequence ATGAGCAACCCTCAACAATCTCGACGTTCCTCCCCTCAACGCGCTACTCATACGAGGGAGCTCACCAAACGGCTTCGCCGCGTACAAGCACAACTTCAAAAGCTCGTTCATTCTCCTGAAGGGATTTCCCCCACTACTGCCCAAGACTTGTCTCAGGAACTGGATACCGTCGCCACTGCGTTGCAACGGGGAGGGATGATACCTCCAGCCTCAAAAAATCAAGACACGTCTTCATTTGGGGCTGTGGGTGGTTCGAAAGGACTTGTGAGGCCGCATATGCCTGACCCCTTTCTACAAATCGATAGTCATTTTGTGACTGATGCCAGCGGGATAATTCAACTTGCCGATCATTCCGCTACGCTATTGTTGGCCTTACCCTCGAACAAACTCACTGGTCAAAACCTTTTAGATCTACTGGCCCCCAACGACCGGTTTGTTCTTCTCCAGCACCTGCGGAAACTTGAGGATGGAGAACCAGGCTTGGAATGGGAAATGACTTTGGCTCCAGCCGGAGGTCATCCGTTTGATGCATTTCTTACCATCTCTGCCTTACGCAATCCTGACGGCGTCCTATCTTCTGTCCATTGGTTGATTCGTAATATTTCAGCACAGAAACGGATGATGGGTAGCGACGAGTTAACTCAAGCATTGGGCGAGCATGTATTGGAAGGCGTGACCTTGCCAGAAATTCTCTCGCACTTATGCCAGCATTTTGTGCAAGTGTTTGCCTATCCCTTGGTCTGGGTTGCCTTAAAGGAACTGGATGGGGAGGTGACGTTGGCCGCCCAAGCGGGGAGTCATTCTTCGGTTATCGGGAATGTGGACTTTGAATTATCCGCTGCGGACGTAACTTGTGTGAAGGCCGTCATGGCTTCCCAGGTATCACACGGGTTCCAAGTAAGCGATTCGGAATGGCCTCACAAAGGGTTTGGCCAACGATACGGGTTAAAAGCTAGTTTGTTTGTGCCGCTTTGCGCACGGGGGCAGGTATTAGGTGTGTTGGCCGTGGGGGCTTCTCGTGAGGATGCGTTTGATGTGTCTACGGGACAATGGTTAGAAAAGTTGGCTAGTCAGGTCTCAGTGAGTCTCTTACTTGTAAAGGAATATGAACATTTGCGTGTGCGTGGGGCGGCCATTGCTTCGGCTGAACATGCGGTTTTTATTACTGATCCCAAAGGGCGGATCGAATGGGTCAATGATGCCTATACCCGGTTGACGGGATATGGGGCGGCCGAGCTTATCGGGACGATTCCTCAAGTGTTGAAGTCGAGCAGGCTTCGTACGACTATGCGGAAAGCTCACCGGCATTCGACTCCTGGAAAACTCTGGCGTCATGAGTTAGTGGATGAACGAAAGGATGGTCGGTCCTTTATGGTGGAGCTTGTCTTTACTCCCTTGCGAAACGATCAAGGCAAGATCACGCACTTTGTGGCGATTCATCAAGATATTACTCTGCGTAAAGAAACGGAAGCGAAGTTTTTCCATTTAGCTCATCATGATCCTCTGACGGATTTGCCAAATCGCACGATGTTTTTCGATCGCCTTAAGCAGGCGTTGGGGCAGGCGAGACGTCATGATCGTGCTGTGGGCGTTATGTTTTTAGATCTCGACCGATTTAAATTCGTCAACGATGAATTTGGGCATGAGATGGGTGATGAGTTGCTTCGAACTGTCGCGGGCCGTCTCACTCAATGCGTGCGAGCGACGGACACAGTGGCCAGATTGAGTGGCGACGAGTTTACAATTCTTTTGCAGGATTTGGAACGTGATCAGGATGCTGGCCATGTGGCGCAGAAAATTTTAGAGACTCTGGCTCAGCCCCTTGAGGTTGGTGGGCAGGTGATTTTGGTGCATGCGAGTATTGGGATTGCCCTGTTTCCCTTTGATGCGAAAGATCCCGATCTTCTGATTGCTCAGGCTGACCGAGGCATGTATCGCGCCAAGGAAAAAGGGGGGCATTGCTACCAATTTGTATCCGAAGAATTGAATTCACAAGCCTTCGAACGGTTAATGTTGGAAAAGAGTTTGCAGACGGCTTGGCAGCAAGAGGAATTTACGTTGCATTTTCAACCAGAAGTGGATGTCCGCACCGGGAATCTTCTGGGAATGGAGGCGTTGCTTCGATGGCAGCACCCGGAATTGGGGTTGGTGTTTCCTCATCAATTTCTTTCTTTGGCCAAGGAATCCAGCTTTTTTTCATCGCTTCAGGAATGGGTGCTTCGAAAGGCTTGCGAGCAAAATCAACAGTGGAAAACTCTTGGCTTGCCTACCGGGCCAATTACAGTGAATCTCTCTGTGAGTCAAGATGATCCAGATGTTGTAATTGAAACGATTAAACGCGCGCTTCATCAGACGGGTTATGATCCCAAGGGACTTGCGATTGAAATTTCCCAGACGACGGTCATGGGAGATCAGGAGGGAGTCTCACGCTTGGTGGAAAAAGCGGCAGATTTGGGTATTGCCTGTGTCCTTGATGATGTAGAAGATAGCGAATCTCTTTCTCGTCTTCTCAAGCGGGTTCCGTTTCGACGTTTGAAATTAGCCTCCTCTTTGGTCTTTGACTTGCCCAGTTCTTCCCATGCGGTTGATGGCGTTCAGCAATGCCTTGGGGTAGCAAGAGCCGCCCATTTAGACATCACGGCTAAGGGAGTGGAATCAGCCGGACAAGTCACCTTCTTGCGTGAGCATGGATGCCATCATCTTCAAGGGTATTTGTGTTCGCGTCCCTTGCCCGCCAACGAAATGACCACGTTGCTTCGTGGTTGGTGGGCTTCGGAATTTTAA
- a CDS encoding response regulator, whose translation MKRDINILMVEEDRYEVECLNEAITVGQIISVNIEQAEDGDHALAFLHQEYPYLDAPKPDVIFLNLNVPGMPGRELLNAIKSDQALASIPLVVLTQSEDDKDTVEAYSFDRTCFFFKKPENCQDWLLILKCIEDVWQTFIQYPQSFEK comes from the coding sequence ATGAAACGTGACATCAACATTCTCATGGTCGAGGAAGACCGTTACGAAGTTGAGTGCCTCAACGAAGCCATCACAGTCGGACAAATCATTTCAGTGAATATTGAACAAGCTGAAGATGGGGATCATGCTCTAGCCTTTCTCCATCAAGAATATCCCTATCTCGACGCTCCAAAACCGGATGTCATCTTTCTAAATTTGAATGTGCCGGGAATGCCTGGGCGAGAATTGCTGAATGCCATTAAAAGTGATCAGGCTCTGGCCAGCATTCCCCTGGTCGTCCTTACACAATCCGAAGACGATAAAGATACCGTGGAAGCTTATTCCTTTGATCGAACGTGTTTTTTCTTTAAGAAACCCGAGAATTGCCAGGATTGGCTGTTAATTCTTAAATGCATCGAAGACGTGTGGCAAACCTTCATTCAATATCCGCAATCATTCGAAAAA
- a CDS encoding fumarate hydratase, with the protein MAEFQYQEIFEHRTDTTPYRKLTSDYVSTTMFEGQEIVRVDPQALTLLAREAMDDIAHLLRPSHLKQLANILDDPEASHNDRFVAMELLKNANIAAGRVLPGCQDTGTAIALGYKGQQVFTTGDDAEALSRGIYEAYDQRNLRYSQMAPLDMYTEKNTGTNLPAQIDLYAKPGNEYRFLLIAKGGGSANKTFLYQETKALLNPKSLLNFVSEKIRTLGTSACPPYHLALVIGGLSAEFTLKTVKLASCHDLDDLPTTGNPQGRAFRDTALEKEILELCAETGIGAQFGGKYFAHDVRVIRLPRHGASCPVGLGVSCSADRQIIGKITKDGVFLEQLETNPAQYLPEITEKDLDGDVVKIDLNQPMPAILAELRKHPIATRVSLTGPVVVARDIAHAKLKERLDSGEGLPQYLKDHPVYYAGPAKKPKGHASGSFGPTTAGRMDSYVDQFQAAGGSMIMLAKGNRSKQVREACGRYGGFYLGSIGGPAARLAEHSIKKVEVLEYEDLGMEAVWKIEVEDFPAFIVINHEGQDFYADLANQRPPNLIQPTPTGKK; encoded by the coding sequence ATGGCCGAGTTTCAGTATCAGGAGATCTTTGAACACAGGACCGATACCACACCGTATCGCAAACTGACGTCCGACTATGTTTCCACCACCATGTTCGAGGGACAAGAGATTGTGCGAGTGGATCCTCAAGCCCTTACTCTCCTCGCCCGCGAAGCCATGGATGACATCGCGCATTTATTACGACCAAGTCACCTCAAGCAATTGGCTAATATTCTAGACGACCCCGAAGCGTCTCATAATGATCGTTTCGTGGCCATGGAGCTCCTCAAGAACGCCAACATCGCGGCCGGACGAGTACTCCCAGGGTGCCAAGACACCGGCACCGCCATTGCCCTCGGGTATAAGGGTCAACAGGTCTTCACCACCGGTGATGATGCCGAAGCGCTCTCCCGTGGCATTTACGAAGCCTACGATCAACGCAACCTGCGTTATTCCCAGATGGCGCCCCTCGACATGTATACCGAAAAGAACACTGGCACAAATCTGCCCGCGCAGATTGATCTCTATGCAAAACCTGGAAACGAATACCGATTTCTGCTTATCGCCAAGGGCGGGGGTTCGGCAAACAAAACATTTCTCTATCAAGAGACGAAGGCTCTGCTGAATCCAAAGTCCCTGCTCAATTTCGTTTCCGAAAAAATTCGTACTCTTGGCACCTCCGCCTGCCCGCCGTACCATCTGGCGCTGGTCATCGGCGGCCTGTCTGCAGAGTTCACCTTGAAAACCGTGAAGCTGGCAAGCTGTCACGATCTCGATGATTTACCAACCACCGGAAATCCCCAAGGCCGAGCCTTCCGGGACACCGCACTGGAAAAAGAGATCTTGGAACTATGCGCTGAAACCGGCATAGGGGCACAATTTGGCGGGAAATACTTTGCCCACGATGTACGCGTTATCCGCCTACCTCGACACGGAGCGTCTTGCCCTGTGGGGTTGGGAGTGTCCTGCTCGGCCGACCGACAAATCATCGGCAAGATCACCAAGGACGGGGTCTTCCTCGAACAACTCGAAACTAATCCCGCGCAATATCTTCCAGAGATCACCGAAAAAGACCTCGATGGAGACGTCGTCAAGATCGATCTCAATCAACCCATGCCAGCCATTCTTGCTGAACTTCGAAAACACCCAATCGCCACCCGAGTGTCACTCACCGGACCAGTGGTCGTGGCCAGAGACATCGCACATGCAAAACTCAAAGAGCGTTTGGATTCTGGAGAGGGTCTTCCCCAATACCTCAAAGACCATCCGGTCTATTACGCCGGTCCCGCAAAAAAACCCAAAGGCCATGCATCCGGGTCCTTCGGTCCCACCACTGCGGGACGCATGGATTCGTATGTCGATCAATTTCAAGCCGCAGGAGGCAGCATGATTATGCTTGCCAAAGGGAATCGTTCGAAACAAGTGCGCGAAGCCTGTGGGAGGTATGGCGGATTTTATCTCGGCTCGATCGGCGGTCCTGCCGCCCGCCTGGCCGAACACAGCATCAAAAAAGTCGAAGTCCTGGAGTATGAAGACCTTGGCATGGAAGCCGTGTGGAAAATTGAAGTCGAAGACTTTCCTGCCTTCATCGTCATCAACCACGAAGGCCAGGATTTCTACGCTGACCTCGCTAACCAACGCCCACCTAACTTGATTCAACCAACCCCAACGGGTAAGAAATGA
- a CDS encoding OmpA family protein → MIMKQMLKRIGILLLGISLLGLTSGCGKKMVRGSAGKDHRLARASLKDSPHTLGSLAGLDRDYQMKDFDLESENAGGMHTSLSHSVTGKNSFAGDDGLELFEESADGAILTTPATGSTGFYDAPYASSGGPLSDGSIGNNLQGGARGEASQKGVTFSKGLRDIYFQFDSWRLTEDARRTLEANAQWLKAHPHERIMIEGHCDERGTQAYNYVLGEKRATMVHQYLGFLGVDHRQLVVTSFGKDKPKCHSFSEACFQENRRAHFGSDMNMARH, encoded by the coding sequence ATGATTATGAAGCAGATGTTGAAACGGATTGGTATCCTACTCCTAGGGATCAGCCTCCTGGGATTAACCTCTGGTTGTGGGAAAAAAATGGTGAGGGGCTCGGCTGGGAAAGATCACAGGCTTGCCCGTGCGTCCTTAAAAGATTCCCCGCACACGTTGGGTAGTTTGGCGGGGCTTGATCGAGATTATCAGATGAAGGATTTTGATCTTGAGTCTGAAAATGCCGGTGGCATGCATACATCTCTTTCCCATAGCGTTACGGGGAAGAATTCTTTTGCTGGGGACGATGGCTTGGAATTGTTTGAGGAGTCTGCGGATGGGGCGATCCTGACGACCCCGGCAACAGGTTCCACTGGGTTTTATGATGCACCTTATGCTTCCTCAGGTGGCCCCTTATCAGACGGAAGTATTGGCAATAATTTGCAAGGCGGGGCACGGGGAGAGGCGTCCCAAAAAGGCGTGACGTTTTCAAAAGGTCTTCGAGATATTTACTTTCAATTTGATAGTTGGCGGCTTACAGAAGATGCGCGTCGTACTCTTGAAGCCAATGCGCAATGGTTAAAGGCTCACCCTCACGAGCGAATTATGATTGAAGGGCATTGTGATGAGCGTGGTACGCAGGCTTACAATTATGTTCTTGGTGAAAAACGTGCCACGATGGTTCATCAATATTTAGGGTTTCTCGGCGTGGATCATCGCCAGTTGGTTGTCACCTCATTTGGCAAAGATAAACCAAAGTGTCATTCCTTTTCTGAAGCCTGTTTCCAAGAAAATCGCCGAGCCCATTTTGGATCGGATATGAATATGGCTAGGCATTAA
- a CDS encoding aminoglycoside phosphotransferase family protein yields the protein MSVSTTSIPAPPDPMLIATTLQTRLGVPFKLASMEPLAGDASNRRYFRLHVEGEGSPSLILMQLADPEGFKASEEAVSGAGTVIHELPFLNVLRPLAQSGISVPRLYFFDDTAGLVYLEDLGDTTLFQAILEGGEAAIRRYYPHAIDTLIRMHVSLKPQAADPCLAFSRGFDVALLMWEFEHFMEYGVWVRQGKKPICADHEKVCRETFNAMAEYLADQPKVFTHRDYHSRNLMVHGDQLGVIDFQDALLGPATYDLASLLRDSYMALDDAFIDEMILRYREGMCAELDLATQDDMLLTDPVAFRRLFDWTSIQRNLKAAGRFVYIDQVKGNPKFLSDIPRTLGYVRRNLERYPELEPLRLALTPYVKEWQ from the coding sequence ATGAGTGTGAGCACGACATCCATTCCGGCTCCTCCTGATCCCATGTTAATCGCGACGACTTTGCAAACCCGTTTAGGTGTTCCCTTTAAATTAGCAAGCATGGAACCGTTGGCTGGCGATGCGTCGAACCGTCGCTATTTTCGGTTGCATGTAGAGGGGGAAGGATCTCCTTCTTTGATTCTCATGCAGTTGGCAGACCCGGAAGGATTCAAGGCTTCCGAAGAGGCCGTGAGTGGGGCGGGAACTGTTATTCATGAGCTACCGTTTTTGAACGTGTTACGGCCATTGGCGCAATCCGGCATCTCGGTTCCCAGGCTTTATTTTTTCGATGACACTGCCGGGCTTGTGTATTTGGAGGATTTGGGAGATACCACATTATTTCAGGCAATTCTCGAAGGAGGGGAGGCGGCGATTCGGCGGTATTATCCCCATGCCATTGATACCCTTATTCGCATGCACGTGTCCCTCAAACCTCAAGCTGCGGATCCTTGCCTGGCGTTTTCCCGGGGCTTTGATGTGGCGTTGCTCATGTGGGAATTCGAACATTTTATGGAATATGGAGTGTGGGTGCGACAAGGGAAGAAACCGATTTGTGCGGATCATGAGAAGGTCTGTCGTGAGACGTTCAACGCCATGGCCGAATATCTCGCAGATCAACCCAAGGTGTTTACTCATCGTGATTATCATTCCCGGAATTTGATGGTGCATGGCGATCAACTGGGGGTGATAGATTTTCAAGATGCGCTATTAGGACCCGCGACATATGACCTGGCGTCCTTATTGCGAGATTCCTACATGGCTTTGGATGATGCCTTCATTGATGAGATGATTCTTCGCTATCGGGAAGGGATGTGTGCCGAGTTGGATCTTGCCACGCAAGACGACATGCTTCTGACTGATCCTGTGGCGTTTCGCCGACTATTTGATTGGACGAGTATTCAACGTAATCTCAAAGCCGCAGGTCGTTTTGTGTATATCGATCAGGTCAAGGGAAATCCAAAATTTCTTTCGGACATTCCCCGCACATTGGGATATGTCCGTCGAAATTTGGAACGCTATCCTGAGCTGGAACCATTGCGTCTTGCACTCACCCCCTATGTGAAAGAATGGCAGTAG
- a CDS encoding NDP-sugar synthase, with amino-acid sequence MKAMVLAAGLGTRLRPLTNSLPKPLLSLGPHPLLVWNLLLLRKHGIADVIMNLHYLGEQIQHAIGDGSQWGLKVTYSFEPVLLGTGGGVKQAEPFFEGEPFLVINGDTIFDLNLSAVIAHHREAEAIATMVLRDDPDVDQWGVIETDAQGQVLRINGNGRPASQDGEYVVRRMFAGIHVVDPFLLRHVPEGVPYSIIDAYVLWLERGASVSSYLLTGYWSDVGTPQRYAQVQQDFDFGRIRLPA; translated from the coding sequence ATGAAGGCCATGGTCCTAGCCGCCGGGTTGGGGACCCGGTTACGTCCTCTCACGAATTCCCTTCCAAAGCCGCTGCTCTCCTTGGGGCCCCATCCGCTGTTGGTCTGGAATCTGTTGCTTCTGCGCAAGCATGGCATCGCAGATGTCATCATGAATCTCCATTACCTTGGTGAACAAATTCAACATGCTATTGGGGATGGGAGTCAATGGGGACTAAAGGTAACTTATTCCTTCGAGCCAGTGTTGTTGGGGACGGGAGGTGGGGTGAAACAGGCGGAACCCTTTTTTGAAGGCGAACCGTTCTTAGTGATTAATGGGGATACGATTTTTGATCTTAATTTGTCTGCGGTGATTGCTCATCATCGTGAGGCCGAGGCGATTGCGACCATGGTGCTCCGTGATGATCCCGATGTGGATCAATGGGGGGTGATTGAAACGGATGCTCAGGGACAGGTGTTGAGGATTAATGGGAATGGGCGACCTGCGAGCCAGGATGGGGAGTACGTCGTTCGACGTATGTTTGCAGGAATCCATGTGGTTGATCCTTTTCTTTTACGCCATGTTCCCGAAGGTGTTCCTTACTCTATAATTGATGCCTATGTGTTGTGGCTGGAACGGGGAGCCTCAGTCTCCAGCTATCTTTTGACTGGCTATTGGTCGGATGTCGGCACTCCTCAACGTTATGCCCAGGTTCAACAAGATTTCGATTTCGGCCGTATTCGTCTCCCTGCATAA